The following are encoded together in the Drosophila sechellia strain sech25 chromosome 3R, ASM438219v1, whole genome shotgun sequence genome:
- the LOC6614217 gene encoding uncharacterized protein LOC6614217: MDISKVESQTPAGERRSASPDYLRTLLQDILCFLVLLSVALLIVAGILFVVEDVSRLQQQHQHQQYPHHHHHRHMRPDLIANDLKGSPIEEAPREQGQVFRPHTWIRFFNCRNKVPQHQQEEVEREAGQFDPPKQDDQAQQVPLYAVPTYHPAIEHLPLRSGGDYIDEAINKNPNPELHHFLPNNIMI, translated from the exons ATGGATATTTCCAAGGTCGAGAGTCAAACGCCCGCCGGAGAGCGTCGATCTGCGAGTCCTGATTATCTGAGAACCCTGCTGCAGGACATCCTGTGCTTCCTGGTCCTGCTCTCGGTGGCCTTGCTAATTGTGGCTGGCATTTTGTTTGTGGTGGAGGACGTAAGCcggctccagcagcagcaccaacaccAGCAGTacccccaccaccaccaccatcgcCACATGCGTCCGGATCTGATAGCCAATGACCTAAAAGGATCGCCGATCGAGGAGGCACCGAGGGAGCAAGGTCAAGTCTTCCGACCGCACACATGGATTCGATTCTTCAACTGCAGGAACAAGGTACCACAGCATCAGCAGGAAGAAGTTGAAAGGGAGGCGGGCCAGTTTGACCCACCAAAGCAGGACGATCAGGCTCAGCAGGTCCCATTATATGCCGTTCCAACCTATCACCCTGCCATAGAACATTTACCGCTGCGCTCTGGCGGAGATTACATAGATGAAGCGATCAACAAAAACCCGAATCCGGAACTCCACCATTTTCTGCCCA ATAATATTATGATCTAA